The Streptomyces sp. B3I8 nucleotide sequence CCCGCCGCTGCCCGGACTGCTCGCCGAGAAGCTGCTCTCCCACAGCCCGCACCTGGACCGTGTCTTCTTCGGCAACAGCGGCACCGAGGCGGTCGAGACCGCGCTCAAGTTCGCCCGGTACGCCACCGGGCGGCGCCGCGTCCTGTACTGCGACCATGCCTTCCACGGGCTGACCACCGGGTCCCTCTCCGTCAACGGGGAGGACGGCTTCCGTGACGGCTTCGCCCCGCTGCTGCCCGACACCGCGGTGCCGCTCGGCGATCTCGACGCGCTGGCCCGGGAGTTGAAGAAGGGCGACGTGGCCGCGCTCATCGTCGAGCCCATCCAGGGCAAGGGCGTGCACGAGGCGCCGCCCGGCTATCTGCGCGCCGCTCAGGAGCTGCTGCACAAGCACAAGGCGCTGCTCATCGCCGACGAGGTGCAGACCGGCCTCGGCCGCACCGGCGACTTCTACGCCTACCAGCACGAGGACGGGGTCGAGCCGGACCTGGTGTGCGTGGCGAAGTCGCTGTCGGGCGGGTACGTGCCGGTGTCGGCGACGCTCGGCAAGGACTGGATCTTCAAGAAGGTCTACTCCTCCATGGACCGCGTCCTGGTCCACTCCGCCAGCTTCGGCGCCAACGCGCAGGCCATGGCGGCGGGGCTCGCGGTGCTGCACGCGATGGAGAACGAGCAGATCGTCGCGGGCGCGCGGGCGATGGGGGAGAGGCTGAAGTCCGGGCTCGCGGCGCTCACGGAGAGGTACGAGCTGCTCGCCGAGGTGCGCGGGCGGGGGCTGATGATCGGCATCGAGTTCGGCCGGCCGAAGTCGCTGAAGCTGCGGAGCCGGTGGGCGATGCTGCAGGCGGCGCGGAAGGGGCTGTTCGCGCAGATGGTCGTCGTGCCGCTGTTGCAGCGGCACCGGATCCTGACGCAGGTGTCCGGGGACCATCTGGAGGTGATCAAGCTGATTCCGCCGTTGGTGGTGGACGAGGCGGATGTCGACCGGTTCCTGGAGGCGTTCACGGCGGTCATGGACGACGCGCACGAGGGGGGTCTCATGTGGGACTT carries:
- a CDS encoding aspartate aminotransferase family protein — encoded protein: MTTAEPAPRQTARGKEADGAREFDLAGLLAERGGERYDLHGRYVNHQLPRMLHTIGFDKVYERAEGAHFWDADGNDYLDMLAGFGVMGLGRHHPVVRKALHDVLDADLADLTRFDCPPLPGLLAEKLLSHSPHLDRVFFGNSGTEAVETALKFARYATGRRRVLYCDHAFHGLTTGSLSVNGEDGFRDGFAPLLPDTAVPLGDLDALARELKKGDVAALIVEPIQGKGVHEAPPGYLRAAQELLHKHKALLIADEVQTGLGRTGDFYAYQHEDGVEPDLVCVAKSLSGGYVPVSATLGKDWIFKKVYSSMDRVLVHSASFGANAQAMAAGLAVLHAMENEQIVAGARAMGERLKSGLAALTERYELLAEVRGRGLMIGIEFGRPKSLKLRSRWAMLQAARKGLFAQMVVVPLLQRHRILTQVSGDHLEVIKLIPPLVVDEADVDRFLEAFTAVMDDAHEGGLMWDFGKTLVRQAVAAR